The following coding sequences are from one Shewanella violacea DSS12 window:
- a CDS encoding ethylbenzene dehydrogenase-related protein, with protein sequence MIKTLALINAIGLSICASNVSAAAMILESKAITESVNIDGLQESVWDSAKVLNVKVNETPYKPNNGYNGIKETLVEMRSVYDAKHVYFLLSYADPTKSLARFPWVKQEDGSWKKMIKKDQTGHDNTYYEDKVALIWDINQKGFAKKGCTKSCHLPEDGLLDGVKDTSAGRHYTKPGETLDMWHWKSARTNVIFNMDDQYINSDRSESKSWGRHGDTNTGGGYKNNHNADKTAPAYMNKMASDEHKFWVLDSMKTKFVDTFKPGDVIGGVVAKAYTGSRADITARGEWKDGYWTLEIKRLLVTTGEKSNLQDVQFTDLSESYAFGLTVFDNSQINHLFHKKAIKLKFK encoded by the coding sequence ATGATAAAAACCTTAGCATTGATAAATGCAATAGGACTTAGCATATGTGCTAGCAATGTCAGCGCCGCGGCTATGATATTAGAATCTAAAGCAATAACAGAGTCGGTTAACATTGATGGCCTGCAAGAATCTGTTTGGGATAGTGCCAAGGTATTAAATGTTAAGGTCAACGAAACACCTTACAAACCAAACAATGGTTACAACGGAATCAAAGAAACCTTAGTTGAAATGCGTTCGGTTTATGATGCTAAGCATGTTTACTTCCTACTAAGTTATGCCGATCCAACAAAAAGTCTAGCGCGTTTTCCTTGGGTAAAACAAGAAGATGGCAGCTGGAAAAAGATGATTAAAAAAGATCAGACAGGCCATGACAATACTTATTACGAAGATAAAGTGGCACTCATTTGGGATATAAACCAAAAGGGATTCGCTAAAAAAGGCTGTACTAAATCTTGCCACCTTCCGGAAGATGGCTTGCTAGACGGCGTTAAAGATACCTCTGCGGGACGTCATTACACTAAGCCAGGTGAAACACTTGATATGTGGCATTGGAAAAGTGCACGTACCAATGTGATATTTAATATGGATGACCAATATATAAACTCTGATCGTAGTGAAAGTAAGTCATGGGGTCGTCACGGCGATACCAACACGGGTGGAGGTTATAAAAATAACCATAATGCCGATAAAACTGCGCCAGCTTACATGAATAAAATGGCCAGTGATGAGCATAAATTCTGGGTACTCGATTCAATGAAAACCAAATTTGTCGATACCTTTAAACCTGGTGATGTCATAGGTGGTGTTGTGGCTAAGGCTTACACGGGCTCTCGCGCCGATATTACAGCTCGAGGTGAATGGAAGGACGGTTACTGGACACTAGAAATCAAACGTTTACTGGTCACAACAGGTGAGAAAAGTAACCTTCAAGATGTACAGTTTACTGATTTATCTGAAAGTTATGCTTTTGGCTTAACGGTATTTGATAACAGCCAAATCAATCACCTGTTCCACAAAAAAGCAATCAAGCTGAAGTTTAAATAA
- a CDS encoding SDR family oxidoreductase, whose translation MKINTVSIVGCGWFGLPLAKLLVKQGYQVSGSKRDKEAANKLKKEGIQGFSLDLDHHKFNGQCVETDKLFQNGVELTSELESEFKASLHTHALVINIPPSLRKQPNGYLKRLVYLKSLMADHVYQRVIFISTSGVYPATGQSMTEGDAVAHSPSSNILLQAESLFLQDYPTCVLRFSGLMGPARHPGRFLAGKTGLPGADAPVNLVHLDDCIGAVSCLLSKEPLSPIYNLCASAHPGRSDFYSQAAKCLSLVAPTFGEEVQVAKIIDGSKITKELGFNYRHNSPLDMLDKC comes from the coding sequence TTGAAGATTAACACAGTGAGTATTGTCGGTTGTGGCTGGTTCGGTCTCCCTTTAGCTAAGCTGCTTGTCAAACAGGGTTACCAAGTCAGTGGTAGTAAGAGAGATAAAGAGGCTGCCAATAAGCTGAAAAAAGAGGGCATCCAGGGCTTTAGCTTAGATCTTGACCATCATAAATTTAATGGACAATGTGTCGAAACGGATAAGCTATTTCAGAACGGTGTCGAGTTAACATCTGAATTAGAGTCTGAATTTAAAGCATCTTTGCATACTCATGCTCTAGTGATCAATATTCCCCCATCTCTTAGAAAGCAACCCAATGGTTATCTTAAACGACTCGTCTACCTTAAATCGTTAATGGCCGACCATGTATACCAGCGAGTCATATTTATCAGTACCTCTGGGGTATATCCTGCTACTGGGCAATCCATGACCGAGGGTGATGCGGTGGCTCATTCGCCATCCAGCAACATTTTACTTCAGGCCGAAAGCCTGTTTTTACAAGATTATCCTACCTGCGTACTGAGATTCTCGGGACTTATGGGTCCAGCTAGACATCCTGGGCGTTTCCTTGCGGGAAAGACCGGCTTACCCGGGGCGGATGCGCCGGTAAATTTAGTACACCTAGATGATTGTATCGGCGCAGTTTCCTGTCTACTGTCTAAGGAGCCGTTATCGCCTATCTATAACTTATGTGCATCGGCTCATCCCGGCCGCTCTGATTTTTATTCCCAAGCAGCCAAGTGCCTGTCATTAGTGGCGCCGACTTTCGGCGAAGAAGTCCAAGTAGCAAAAATCATCGATGGCAGTAAAATCACCAAAGAGTTAGGCTTTAATTACCGCCATAACTCCCCCTTAGACATGTTGGATAAGTGCTAA
- a CDS encoding winged helix-turn-helix transcriptional regulator, with protein sequence MENTLKTNNKIKKINLESCEQPCLIERGMRILGGKWKASILWHVKDGPVRFNELSRMLGGASKKMVDQRLKELEKQGLVTREVICTRPIAVTYEITDFGRTALEILEKLKDWTEENQL encoded by the coding sequence ATGGAAAATACTTTAAAAACAAACAACAAGATTAAAAAAATAAATCTAGAAAGTTGCGAACAGCCCTGCCTGATTGAACGAGGTATGCGAATATTAGGCGGAAAGTGGAAGGCTTCAATTCTGTGGCACGTGAAAGATGGGCCAGTGCGTTTTAATGAACTGTCTCGAATGTTAGGGGGTGCGAGTAAGAAAATGGTCGATCAGCGACTTAAAGAATTAGAAAAACAAGGGCTAGTGACCAGAGAAGTGATCTGTACTCGACCGATTGCGGTCACTTATGAGATCACAGATTTTGGTCGTACCGCATTAGAGATATTAGAGAAACTTAAAGATTGGACCGAAGAGAACCAGCTCTAA
- a CDS encoding thiol:disulfide interchange protein DsbA/DsbL, translating into MASLVISDESVAKDFVEGVDYVQVKGIPEAKSPVVREFFSYNCSHCYRQDPIFEEAVELLGDKIDFVRTPVGGGRSSWVLSQQAYYLAQKFKMTRQVHGNIFKRIHEKEGPFTRSAQLKEFFVQQGADASAVEQAMNSVDAKLAISHYDTQAQLAGIRGVPSLLVNGKYLIVSKSRTPEELADLVNYLSALKAAKKAS; encoded by the coding sequence ATGGCAAGTTTGGTCATCAGTGACGAATCTGTGGCCAAGGACTTTGTCGAAGGCGTGGATTATGTGCAAGTAAAAGGAATACCCGAGGCTAAATCCCCGGTAGTGAGGGAGTTTTTCTCTTATAACTGTTCACACTGCTACCGTCAGGATCCCATTTTCGAAGAGGCGGTGGAGCTTCTAGGTGATAAAATTGATTTTGTGCGTACGCCAGTTGGCGGCGGACGTTCAAGCTGGGTTTTAAGCCAGCAAGCCTATTATCTGGCACAGAAATTTAAAATGACCCGCCAAGTCCATGGCAATATTTTTAAGCGTATCCATGAGAAAGAGGGTCCTTTCACCCGATCCGCACAGCTTAAGGAATTCTTTGTCCAGCAAGGCGCCGATGCAAGTGCAGTAGAACAAGCCATGAACTCGGTGGATGCAAAGTTAGCCATCTCTCACTATGATACTCAAGCTCAATTAGCGGGGATCCGTGGTGTACCTTCATTGTTAGTCAATGGTAAATATCTCATAGTCTCGAAATCCAGAACACCGGAAGAGTTGGCTGACTTGGTTAATTACCTGTCAGCACTCAAAGCAGCTAAAAAGGCTAGCTAG
- a CDS encoding NADPH oxidase family protein has protein sequence MSYQFYLGYSYESNETTNQYLRFARATSYAIFVLLAVLSLPVMRNSITFIRSKPIAKYLPLNKNRKLHHYLAHVFMLLVSIHASQYLFYYDSLATDFTDTLLAKESDLVRSMQTTMYEFVSEDESIILVADWITQGASHEAYLSEIKPFLKEDCTSCHSKGSSQTWAVPELSLTQYGEVLEWTNSGLTSKQFRINISGLLMFVITLLIWVMALRVVRKRLYQHFQKVHRLAYLMVMLVLLHLPLNSAWLVPMLVLIVLEVYLCRYRNIYRNCQAVMTPLAKDVIRLTIERPEGFVINAGYYVQIRIPSINKHEWHPFSLTGPRPKEQQLVLKIRLLGDWTKQLAKQVKSFNDVDIRGPFASPARITLHSKHSWLMAAGIGITPFLGVLRQHALHPKQDKQIQLLWVVKELQLLAWLKPLIEPLAQQSTLRCNIQLYLTCDIEPMQLPDWCHHLSDNLTISLTMGRPNWSEISTKMGKYDIKPDCYTCGPKSFSKQVARLCRSNKLNFIEEQF, from the coding sequence ATGAGCTATCAGTTTTATTTGGGCTACAGTTACGAGTCAAACGAAACCACCAATCAATACCTGCGTTTTGCCCGAGCCACAAGTTACGCCATTTTCGTTTTACTGGCAGTTTTATCTCTACCCGTCATGCGCAATAGCATTACTTTTATTCGTTCTAAACCCATCGCCAAATATTTGCCTCTGAATAAAAATCGTAAATTGCACCATTACCTGGCCCATGTATTCATGTTGCTGGTTAGCATTCACGCCAGCCAATACCTGTTTTACTACGACAGTTTGGCTACCGATTTTACCGATACCTTACTGGCCAAGGAAAGTGATTTGGTGCGTAGCATGCAAACCACTATGTATGAATTTGTTAGTGAAGATGAATCGATAATTCTGGTGGCCGATTGGATAACACAGGGTGCCAGCCATGAAGCTTACTTATCCGAGATAAAACCCTTTTTAAAAGAAGACTGCACTTCCTGTCACAGCAAGGGGTCATCACAAACCTGGGCGGTACCGGAACTGAGCTTAACTCAATATGGAGAAGTACTAGAGTGGACCAACTCGGGTCTCACCTCCAAGCAATTTCGGATTAATATCAGCGGCTTGTTAATGTTTGTTATCACCCTATTGATTTGGGTAATGGCCCTACGTGTGGTGCGTAAAAGGCTATACCAACACTTCCAAAAAGTTCACCGTTTAGCCTACTTAATGGTGATGCTAGTCTTACTACACTTACCACTTAACAGTGCTTGGTTAGTCCCCATGTTGGTGCTAATAGTATTAGAAGTTTATTTGTGTCGTTATCGCAATATCTATCGAAACTGTCAGGCCGTCATGACCCCCTTAGCCAAGGATGTTATCCGCTTAACCATTGAACGGCCTGAGGGCTTTGTCATTAATGCCGGATATTATGTACAGATCCGCATTCCTAGTATTAATAAACATGAATGGCATCCTTTTTCATTAACTGGGCCGCGTCCAAAAGAGCAGCAACTGGTACTAAAAATACGCTTATTAGGGGATTGGACCAAACAATTAGCGAAACAAGTAAAGTCATTTAATGATGTCGATATAAGAGGACCCTTTGCCAGCCCGGCAAGGATCACACTGCACAGTAAACACTCTTGGCTAATGGCAGCAGGTATTGGTATAACACCCTTTTTAGGCGTATTACGCCAACACGCGTTACATCCTAAGCAAGATAAACAGATCCAACTCTTGTGGGTGGTCAAAGAACTCCAGTTATTAGCTTGGTTAAAGCCGCTAATAGAGCCATTGGCGCAACAGTCTACACTTAGGTGCAATATCCAGTTATATTTAACCTGCGATATTGAGCCAATGCAGTTACCCGATTGGTGTCATCACCTATCAGATAATTTAACCATAAGTTTAACCATGGGGCGACCCAACTGGTCCGAAATTAGCACGAAAATGGGCAAGTATGATATTAAACCCGACTGTTATACTTGTGGACCTAAGTCTTTTAGCAAACAAGTCGCGCGTTTATGTCGTAGTAATAAGCTTAACTTTATAGAAGAGCAATTCTAA
- a CDS encoding DUF2919 domain-containing protein, with the protein MDFSNITWLDDKGHIKPPLYLYLILVFIARGWCIFIASLTQASDRAALVAMFYPQKSDFIMALVAGFGALVIYGVVIAERKRKPDWLRPMFTQLKWLLLLLLVIDGALLVERTINSYYLYSWSTGLDAMLLFWSLLYLFKSKRLTYYFADWDKDEEVEQADIKVSDN; encoded by the coding sequence GTGGATTTTAGTAATATCACCTGGCTCGATGATAAGGGCCATATTAAGCCCCCCTTGTATCTCTATTTGATACTGGTATTTATCGCACGGGGTTGGTGTATTTTTATCGCATCACTGACACAAGCCAGCGATAGAGCGGCTCTGGTAGCCATGTTTTATCCGCAAAAGTCAGATTTTATCATGGCATTAGTGGCGGGCTTCGGCGCCTTAGTCATTTATGGCGTTGTCATCGCCGAGCGTAAACGTAAACCTGATTGGCTCAGGCCTATGTTTACTCAATTGAAGTGGCTGTTACTCTTGTTGCTTGTCATAGATGGTGCCTTGTTGGTCGAGCGGACAATTAACTCTTATTACCTCTATAGCTGGAGCACTGGGCTGGATGCCATGCTGCTATTTTGGAGCCTGCTCTACCTGTTTAAGTCTAAGCGCTTAACCTATTACTTTGCCGATTGGGATAAGGATGAAGAAGTTGAACAAGCAGATATAAAGGTCTCTGATAACTAG
- the ligA gene encoding NAD-dependent DNA ligase LigA produces the protein MQNDKIQDHASFNIQAVAQEIAELTDILNGHNYCYYVDDAPSIPDAEYDRLLKQLKVLETAHPEYCFPDSPTQRVGGVALAKFDQVVHLKPMLSLDNVFSDEEFEAFYNRINDKTDTAPTFCCEPKLDGLAVSILYRDGIYERAGTRGDGKTGEDITENVRTILSIPMKLRGENFPPLLEVRGEVIMPKQAFDSLNERARAKGEKEFVNPRNAAAGSLRQLDSKITASRALGFYAYALGVVEPETWELADHHYDQLMQLKSWGFPVSAEVKQCDSVKDVIAYYTDIMTRRSSLAYEIDGVVIKVDNIDQQAMLGFVAKAPRWATAFKFPAQEEMTLLEGVDFQVGRTGAVTPVARLKPIFVGGVTVSNATLHNADEIARLGVKIKDTVIVRRAGDVIPQIVAIVADKRPDDASEIEFPTTCPVCDSLVERLEGEAVARCTGGLFCEAQRKEAIKHFASRKALDIDGMGDKVVEQLIDKELVESPADLFKLSASAMTMLDRMGLKSATNLVKAIEVAKQTTFSRFLYALGIREVGEATAANLASYFKSLDKLKAANAEEFIKVDDVGIIVAQHLTHFFAQEHNLAVVDSLIQAGVNWPAIEEVAEESLSLKGQTWVLTGTLTQLNRNDAKAQLQALGAKVAGSVSKNTSCLVAGEAAGSKLTKAQDLGIKILDEEGLLAVLAGE, from the coding sequence ATGCAAAATGACAAGATTCAAGACCATGCTTCATTCAATATCCAAGCAGTGGCTCAAGAGATAGCCGAGCTTACCGATATCTTAAATGGCCATAACTATTGCTATTACGTTGATGATGCTCCTAGCATTCCAGATGCTGAATATGACCGTTTGCTTAAGCAGTTAAAAGTACTGGAAACAGCGCACCCAGAATATTGTTTTCCTGACTCACCGACCCAGAGAGTGGGTGGTGTGGCCCTGGCCAAGTTCGATCAGGTAGTGCACCTTAAACCTATGCTCAGCCTGGACAATGTCTTTAGTGATGAAGAGTTTGAAGCTTTTTATAATCGAATTAATGACAAAACGGATACCGCGCCGACATTTTGTTGCGAACCCAAACTCGATGGGCTGGCTGTTAGCATCTTATACCGAGATGGTATCTACGAGCGAGCAGGGACCCGGGGCGATGGCAAAACCGGCGAAGACATTACCGAGAATGTCCGTACCATACTCTCTATTCCAATGAAGCTGCGGGGCGAAAACTTTCCGCCGCTATTGGAGGTACGTGGTGAAGTGATCATGCCTAAGCAAGCATTTGATTCACTGAATGAGCGTGCCAGAGCCAAAGGCGAGAAAGAGTTTGTTAACCCACGTAACGCAGCGGCTGGTAGTTTGCGTCAATTAGATAGCAAGATAACTGCTAGTCGAGCACTGGGTTTCTACGCATATGCGCTCGGTGTGGTTGAGCCTGAAACTTGGGAATTGGCCGATCATCATTATGACCAATTGATGCAACTTAAATCTTGGGGTTTCCCGGTTAGCGCCGAGGTGAAGCAATGTGATAGCGTCAAGGATGTTATCGCTTATTACACAGATATCATGACTCGCCGCAGTTCATTAGCCTATGAAATAGATGGCGTGGTGATCAAGGTCGATAATATTGACCAGCAAGCCATGTTAGGTTTCGTTGCCAAGGCGCCTAGATGGGCAACAGCGTTTAAGTTTCCGGCACAAGAGGAGATGACTTTACTCGAAGGCGTTGATTTTCAGGTCGGGCGCACTGGCGCCGTGACCCCAGTGGCCAGGTTAAAACCAATCTTTGTTGGCGGCGTCACGGTATCGAATGCGACGCTGCACAACGCCGATGAGATCGCCAGATTAGGCGTTAAAATTAAGGATACTGTCATTGTTCGCCGCGCTGGCGACGTGATCCCACAAATCGTGGCTATTGTGGCTGACAAACGCCCGGATGATGCCAGTGAGATAGAATTCCCCACAACATGCCCAGTGTGTGACAGTTTGGTCGAGCGTCTTGAAGGCGAGGCGGTTGCTCGGTGTACCGGTGGACTGTTTTGTGAAGCTCAACGAAAAGAGGCAATCAAGCATTTCGCTTCTCGCAAAGCCTTAGATATCGATGGCATGGGCGATAAAGTTGTCGAGCAGCTTATCGATAAGGAATTAGTCGAGAGCCCCGCAGACCTGTTTAAGCTGTCAGCATCGGCCATGACCATGTTGGACCGCATGGGACTTAAGTCGGCGACCAATTTGGTTAAGGCCATCGAGGTGGCAAAACAGACAACATTTTCCCGTTTCCTCTATGCACTTGGAATACGTGAAGTCGGTGAAGCAACCGCTGCTAATCTAGCGAGCTATTTTAAGAGTTTAGATAAGCTTAAAGCCGCCAATGCCGAGGAGTTTATCAAGGTTGATGATGTCGGTATTATTGTGGCTCAGCATTTGACCCATTTCTTCGCTCAGGAACATAATTTAGCGGTTGTGGATAGTCTTATCCAAGCAGGGGTGAACTGGCCCGCGATTGAAGAGGTCGCTGAAGAGTCTTTGTCGCTTAAAGGACAGACCTGGGTGTTAACTGGCACCTTGACGCAGCTTAACCGCAACGATGCTAAGGCCCAGTTACAGGCTTTAGGGGCTAAGGTCGCAGGTAGCGTGTCTAAAAATACCAGCTGTTTAGTGGCGGGAGAGGCGGCAGGATCTAAACTGACCAAGGCTCAGGACCTAGGTATAAAGATACTGGATGAAGAGGGCTTGCTCGCGGTGCTCGCCGGGGAATAA
- a CDS encoding HD-GYP domain-containing protein yields MAKAEQIHLPLSKLQIGLTVKLPLSWKNHPFLFNRVEIKEEAQIELIKSLGVPYVIVLAGAELLPEEVEEEAVEKEVKQVVKEVDPKALVRKSLRLSQQRFVLCVNESRAAFSKIGSDPEGAYRSSVTLVEEMLDHMLEIDKPFLALVSAGESDASVTQHGISVAVVALMIAKALEMPKSDMRDIALGCLYHDIGKLKVPDIIRRKKGTLTEHEANFMKMHPNFGYDMLNKSGLYDQAVLNIVLHHHEFIDGTGYPDGLKGNKIPMVIQVVSLANDYDRQLWAENVRSPQVALGYLFKNRAGKHAESLIAVLVKILGIYPPGTIVELSDKSVGKVMMTTKEVKQPQVWACNPDGSEPALRFLTKEKVLVEKVLKLEELSEGAMKSLQADMGISFYFSGVPS; encoded by the coding sequence GTGGCTAAAGCCGAACAGATACATTTACCCCTATCTAAGTTACAAATTGGGCTCACTGTTAAGTTACCTCTCTCGTGGAAGAATCATCCTTTCCTGTTTAATCGTGTCGAAATTAAAGAAGAAGCGCAAATAGAGCTGATCAAGAGCCTAGGGGTTCCCTATGTGATCGTGTTAGCGGGAGCTGAGCTATTACCCGAAGAGGTTGAAGAAGAGGCTGTTGAAAAGGAAGTTAAACAAGTCGTCAAAGAGGTAGATCCTAAGGCCCTTGTTCGTAAATCGCTTCGACTCAGCCAACAAAGATTTGTGCTATGTGTGAATGAGAGTCGGGCTGCGTTCAGTAAGATAGGCAGTGACCCCGAAGGTGCCTATCGCAGCTCAGTAACGTTAGTCGAAGAGATGCTAGATCACATGTTGGAAATAGATAAGCCATTCCTGGCATTGGTGAGTGCTGGTGAGTCCGATGCTAGTGTGACTCAGCATGGCATTTCGGTGGCCGTAGTGGCTTTGATGATAGCCAAGGCGTTGGAAATGCCAAAGTCTGATATGCGAGATATTGCTTTAGGCTGCTTGTATCATGATATTGGCAAATTAAAAGTCCCGGATATTATTCGTCGTAAGAAAGGGACTTTAACCGAGCATGAAGCCAACTTTATGAAGATGCACCCAAATTTCGGTTATGACATGCTGAATAAATCTGGGTTATATGATCAAGCTGTGTTGAATATTGTGCTCCATCATCATGAGTTTATCGATGGTACCGGCTACCCCGATGGTCTTAAAGGTAACAAGATACCTATGGTGATTCAGGTCGTGAGTCTCGCCAACGATTACGACAGACAGCTTTGGGCCGAAAATGTACGTTCCCCCCAGGTGGCATTGGGTTATTTGTTTAAAAATAGGGCGGGAAAACACGCAGAGTCGTTAATTGCTGTGCTGGTTAAAATTTTGGGTATCTATCCTCCCGGCACAATAGTCGAGCTATCGGATAAGTCTGTGGGTAAGGTGATGATGACCACCAAAGAGGTTAAGCAACCTCAGGTTTGGGCCTGTAACCCAGATGGTAGCGAACCTGCCTTACGATTTTTGACCAAGGAAAAAGTGCTAGTCGAAAAAGTATTAAAGCTGGAGGAGCTGTCGGAAGGGGCTATGAAGTCTTTGCAGGCCGATATGGGCATTAGTTTTTATTTCAGTGGTGTACCGAGTTAG
- a CDS encoding aldehyde dehydrogenase family protein, whose amino-acid sequence MSMLISYDPINRIALGEVPITTAEQIPSVVKHAKNAQKAWAALSLNERQQKVTLAYEHLVKAQEALTLLISKEMGKDYRRASYEVGGTIQNSDYFCQEIAHALAPEPQGHGAQVQYRPLGVVAVISPWNYPLAMANNLLLPALMAGNSVVLKPSEETPLVADLFVKTLNEILPEGVLQVAHGDAVTGKALVNADINMVAFTGSLAAGKHIMASAASSLKRLVMELGGNDPMIVMASADIDEAVQFAVASSFENAGQMCTSTERVYVDTRIADEFEQKVVALARRYRVGAWDQNNVNIGPIVNQKQHQAVISQLKDAEAKGARFLLGAADYEPPFIQPTVVADITPDMCLERDETFGPIVAISRYKHISEAVERANASPYGLGAAVFGGAGAAAVAEQMEAGMVGVNQGAGGAGPWVGAKQSGFGFHGTSAGHRQFAQVRVISK is encoded by the coding sequence ATGTCAATGCTCATCTCTTACGATCCAATTAATCGAATAGCACTGGGTGAAGTGCCGATAACTACCGCCGAACAAATTCCCTCTGTGGTTAAACACGCGAAGAATGCCCAAAAGGCATGGGCTGCCTTGTCCCTAAATGAGCGTCAACAGAAAGTGACCTTGGCATATGAACATCTAGTTAAAGCTCAAGAGGCACTTACACTTTTGATCAGTAAAGAGATGGGAAAAGACTATCGCAGAGCCAGTTATGAGGTCGGTGGCACTATTCAAAATAGCGATTACTTTTGCCAAGAGATAGCCCACGCACTTGCACCTGAGCCCCAGGGACATGGGGCTCAGGTGCAATATCGCCCCTTAGGTGTCGTCGCGGTTATTTCTCCTTGGAATTATCCGCTGGCAATGGCAAATAATTTGCTGCTTCCGGCATTAATGGCTGGTAACAGTGTGGTGTTGAAACCGTCAGAAGAAACCCCCTTGGTGGCGGATCTTTTTGTAAAAACACTCAATGAGATCTTACCTGAAGGAGTGTTACAAGTTGCCCATGGCGACGCCGTTACCGGCAAAGCGCTAGTCAATGCCGATATCAATATGGTGGCATTTACTGGTTCGCTCGCAGCTGGAAAACACATAATGGCCAGCGCCGCGTCATCACTAAAACGCTTAGTCATGGAGCTAGGAGGTAACGATCCTATGATTGTTATGGCTAGCGCAGATATTGATGAAGCGGTGCAGTTTGCGGTAGCCAGTTCGTTTGAAAATGCAGGCCAGATGTGCACTTCAACTGAGCGGGTATATGTCGATACACGCATTGCAGATGAGTTTGAGCAGAAGGTAGTCGCACTTGCCAGACGTTATCGAGTCGGCGCGTGGGATCAAAATAACGTCAATATAGGTCCGATTGTGAACCAGAAACAGCATCAAGCTGTCATTTCTCAGCTTAAAGATGCAGAGGCAAAAGGCGCTAGATTCCTGTTAGGCGCAGCCGACTATGAGCCGCCTTTTATACAGCCTACTGTTGTTGCAGATATCACACCTGACATGTGCTTAGAGCGTGACGAAACCTTTGGCCCGATAGTCGCGATTAGCCGTTATAAGCATATATCAGAGGCGGTTGAGCGTGCGAATGCTAGCCCCTACGGCTTAGGTGCGGCGGTATTTGGTGGTGCAGGAGCGGCCGCCGTTGCCGAACAAATGGAAGCGGGCATGGTGGGAGTTAACCAAGGTGCAGGTGGGGCAGGGCCTTGGGTCGGTGCCAAGCAAAGTGGTTTTGGCTTTCACGGCACTAGCGCAGGTCATCGACAATTTGCTCAGGTACGCGTCATCAGTAAGTAA